ATTACGAGCTGGTGCAATTTCAAGCCTACTTAATTAGAAATGAGTTTTTTCACATAAAATGCGCAACTTCAAACCATATTGAGTGACCATAACGGTGAAGGTTGAAACGATGATAGAACAAGAAATTACACATAAAAGACCTTATTTTCGTCAATTAATCTTGAAACTGTACCAATTGATAAACGTTAGgcttaaaattgcactattttgtgCATGAATGCTAATTGCTCTCTCCTAATAACCATATAACTAAATTTGTACATTATtccttgtaataaaaaaaatcatccagcCTCCaactaaaaaaaagaagaagtagaatcTATATATAAGGGGCCCAAATTTATCATCTCGTCCTGAGGCTCTAAAAGGTCAGGAACGGCCCTggtcctttttttttctcaatcgGATAAAATTTGACCGCTCGCGTTTTGGTTCACTTACGATATGCAATATGTCGTTTCCGTTCGAAACTGATTTATCCGTTAGAGCATATTTTACAATAACCTTTCTAATCAGACACTTTTTAAATAAATCTTTTCATTACCCATATTCAATTTGATAAATCAAATTTTCAATTATTAGATAGGTCTATAATAAATTGAGTAATATCATAACTATGCAATTGCAAACCAATCAGGCAAAGAATTGTGatctaataatatttatatatagataatatttGGAGGAAATTACAGCTAAAATcaaagttaaattttattttacatttatttaatttctatatttgGTATTTATGaaagtttttaattaaaaagatATCAGAATATGaaccttttattttttcttttgtcaaATTCAGTTACCTTTTAATTAAACAGATGCAACCGATTGATTGCTATAAACAgtttcaatttataaaaatctgacattttgagatttttttttggattataAGATAACTGTAAATAGTTAACTAATACATGAGTTATATGTAACTTACCCTAATATTTGCATCAAATTAAGCAACAGAGtctaattagttaattaagacATGCTTATTTTCCAAAGCCCAAACAAGGAAACACCATAAAGAACTCTTCACAAATAGGGCCTTGGACATGGCTGAAAAACCTATCTTTGTTTTAGGCTTTCTGAGTTCAAGTAAATCTGTTTATGGTTCGGGTACCTGCTCGATGTGTTCAGATTTATATACAACGGGAGGGTTTGTTTGGGCTAggtttgaaatttgatttttgagTTCAATTACAGGATAAATCCAAGTCCGGTTAAATTGATAATAGGCTAGATCAGACTTAGGTAGAAAGATTAAAGAGAAATTTACAGATAAATTcagttttaaaaaattatttacaattatattgaTTAATAATTTGAAGGATGTTAAACTAAGTAAgttattattttcaatatattttaaggattagggtttataaattaggaatttaggatatattttttagagtaTAGGATTTATGAATTAAGGGCTtggattttttaaattaaaatataaaaatatattacattTATGAATCAAGgacttgaattttttaaattagaatataaaagtatattttatttatgatatattgagaattaatttttataatatgatctaattttaattttataactaattataatttttatatagaAACCCAAGGTTAAATTGGCTCACAAgggtacaaaaaaaaatcatttgataaataattttgGCTTGGCCCATTTAATAATTGTGGTAAATGTTATTGGGCTTTTAATTTAGATTATACTTTCAAACCAAGGGCTTGGATTTGGATATTACAAAGATAAATAAGCTGAAACAGTCTATCCATATGGGCtttaaaaatcataaaagaTAGGGAagtttacatagaaattcaggtttgaaaaattatttataaccatgtaagtaatgattttgaattatgttaAACCAGTAAAATCAGCATTttcaatatattttaaggattagaatttataaattagatatCTGTGATATATTTTTagggtttaggatttatgaattgggtccagaaattttaaattaggatgtaaaatcatattttatttgtaatatatagaaaataatgatatattaagaattaagtttgataatatgatttagttgtaattttatagttaattatgatattcatgtaattgatcCAAAAAGATATCACAAAGAAATTGggtcaaattgaaatttgagctcttaaaaaaaatcattgaaaatcatttgtttttttattaagattCATTTCGATTAATTAAGATGAAAAAGATTGCCAAGATAATAATGTAATATGAATTTACTCTTATATAACATGGCAGTCACATGATACTGTAAAAACattttatagttttaaatagttgaattaaatatataaaatatattttttgatATGTGATATTATCATGTCATACATAAAGATAAATTTTGAGTTAGAATGATTTCTtgaactaaaaagaaaaaattattgattttattgaaataaaataatattattttattgaaatagaATGGATTTCATAGACTCTAACTTCAATGTCCAGGTGAATTACATagttacaaataaaataaaatattacaaagATGGCTGttcatacaatttttttttttattaaaatgctTATAActtcattagattaaaacacaacaAGTACAATAAGAAAACAACAGTAAGAAATCAATTCTTACAGGATCTACAAAGAGATTAAAACGGTTACAGAGAGCAAAAAATGTCATAAAggcataaaaaaacacaaaacaacaacaaaacatatatttatcgtAAATCAAAATCTGCAGAAAAGTAGATGCAATCCAGTCTTCAGCATTTAGGCCATTCCGAACATTcagatctgagtcctttcttttgatgcaaccacgtagatatattgatccacgtataagataaaccgtttccgcacttgctaaattcgaaaatgatataaatgaaagaataacaTAGAGCAGATACAATTCAAATGGATGAAGAGATCCGAtaaaatagggttaaggtgcaaaaatacccctaacgttttaggtcaggagcaattttacccctaacgtctaaaatggtgcaattttacccctaacattggaagccaagagcaattttatccctaacgttgataaattgggtcaatttcagacactattataaaacacatatatttttgtttattattttgcaccaattacataataattcattctaaaaaatgatttcatgttttttataatttaataatagaatttgatattaatatttataaattcggtgaattttttgaatttttttgtctaattcgtacaaaaaaagacagtatattttttattttttttcacatcccaaggaatatttgtgatttgttagtgataaaatgacacacgtatgaaatgtagatgacaatattcatgaccgagaagacagtttgatgacttatttttcaaattgatccaatttattaacgttaggggtaaaattgctattggattccaacgttaagggtaaaattacactattttagacgttaggggtaaaattaaaACTGTTCAACGAATTTCGAGATTTATTAAACACCTTTTAGTTAGCTGTTTATACATATTAAAACACAATATATTCGCCCATTTAACTTTCATTTATTCCATTTGCTACCTACCACTAATATTATAGATATTTGTTATAAAGTTCGAATTATAGTGTGATATAgtcacactttttttttttttaatttgcgcAATACgcttatattaaaaaagaaagaaaaatccccaccagacccggatgtgattcgaacccatgacctcccaaggcatagataagctctcaaccactaggctaagagcttcaccactgtGATATAGTCACACTTATATAttgattaatatatatatatatatatatatatatatatatatatatatgaaaattaatatattataataaaaaacttAATCTAGATATAACAGTAGATTTACAAAATGAATAGTTCTAATTGCATTTATTTTAACCATTACATATgcataattaatatatttttagttgttGGTGGACATTCATTTAATGTGATGGACATCCATTAAATAATTGTTTACTTAATTATTTCATAACACTCCTCATTAGATGTCCATCCATGCTAGCAAGACACTAGCTCATTAAAAACCTTACCAAGTAAAACACGGTGGGACAAAACCATTggttaaagaaagaaaaagtacAATATTCATAATATTACTGAAGATCTTTGTGACGACGCACTCCAATACCATAAACAAACCTCTTAAAAGTTGTAAAAGGTATATCTTTGTGAATAGATATGTCAGATTGTCACTTGATGGAATTTGCTGAGTATATTGATTTCACGGTTCTTTTGAAGATTatgagtaatttttttttttgtgaaatttGCTTTATTATGCAACCTTTAATGTAGCATTCTTTCAGTAGAGCAACGTAAAGTGCATTATCTTCATATATTATAGTCGAGGTTCCTTTATCTGACTATCTACCACATGATTCTCGTATATGCTTGGTTAATGATCTTAGCTAAACATATTCCTGGTTTGCTTCATAAATAGATATTAACTTAACATGATTTGAAGAAGTAGTTGCAATAATTTGCTTACAACCATTTACATTAAATTTATAGGATatgtgttaggtgtttctaccctttctgttcctcCCATTTTTCTTTCGTCTATTCTTCTAGAGGATATGATTGGGGTCAGCCtgcctagactgatcccgggttagtcttctttgtttgtttgttttcctttcctgtttctacaaaaaaaaaaaaaaaaaaattaattacaactaaaattctatttttattaatactTATTTCAGCTGCAAATATGATTacattaaaataatttatttggaCGTTTATACATAAAATGGAATAAAAGTTAAATTTAAACTCTAACATTTTAGAAAAATTACAGATTTAGTactaatgtatgaaattgtagaaatttaactctaatattTCCAAAGAAGATTAATTTTAATCCTACgttattgaaaattaaaaaaaaaagtgagttggttgttatttaactgtcacaatTGATTTTCTAAATAAGTTTACCGATCAACTAAAACAGTTTTGTATATTTTTGGTTGATGTTTGGCAGATCTAAAGTGAAagttaaataacaattaaacaaatatattttcgtattttcaataCCATAATGATGTCGTAATATCGAATCACAACGTCTTGATATCTGTAAAGCAGAACACCGTCAGATAGGGAGCTGGTGACCAGTGAACCCTCTTCGAAGCTTAAGTCAATATGTGAATATAAAACTTAAGGAATGCACTATCAATTGTAATGTGTAAAAGTAATGTGCCTTTCTTCCTAGACTAAACTCCTATTTATAATACTTTAAACTTCAATTCATGCACACGTGTCAATCTCATATTAGTCCGGAACCTAAATTCCTTCTTCAAATGAACGAATCTTGAAAGATTAggtgttttgttaaaaaaaacaaagccATGAATGTGTTAGATTTAGGGGGTGAGGTGTAGAAAACGCACAATACAGTAAATGCCACGTTGATACAAAGCTTACTACTTTCCGAAAGGATAGAGAGAGAGATAATGGTACTACTACTTAAGTGGGACACTTTTATTTCTAAGTGGCCCCATATGATTGGTTGTTTAAGGACACCTTCTACCTTATTTTGTCTTTATCTAAACTATCCATTTTCAATAAGAAAACGACTCTGTTTCAACGTGGCAATTTCATACCAATTTTGATTACTAGTTGCTCATTTTGGATACTACATGTTGTTCGGATTACTATTATGACTCGGAAATTGAAATCTCAAAGTGAAAGCTAtctactattttaattaacattttGAGTTGATGTGGTGTAAAAAGTTGCATCGAGTTGTATCTTCggattctccatgtcaaatgaagaacattccatacatattttgatatGTGTAATATGGACtcacatatattataagagtctcactattttaattattacgtggggtCACAATACATGTATCCAAATATGAATTGGAGGTCTtccgagtgacatggaagacccAATGCTTAATATAAAAATTTCCGCAATTAGGTTGAAGGCAAGGTCGGATAGATAAATTACAAAACGGAATATAGAGAGTAACCAAATTAAAATGGATACGATTGATCATCCAAAGTGTAAAAAACAAGTCTAAAGAGCTAAAATACATATAACTGActgagattaatataagatctatgattggacCTGACCTTTTAATTACAACGGTTCATGATATGAATTAGAGCCTCTTGAACTATACAGTCCATGGTTCGAATCCTGACAACcttattaattgatggaaattaaaaacatatggtAAGATGAGTCTGTGTTGTAATACGTATGAGGgcgtgttagagataatataagatctataatTAGATCTTAACTATCAACTTGAATTAAGTGTTTGTTTGTGTGAAAACCGAAGAAAATAAACTAACTTTTATAAGATACTAACAACaaataaacaataaatatataaatagttGAACCAAATAAACTCTAAGAAAAACTTCCTCTCGACTCGAAGCTTCTCCTTGAATTCTAACGTATAGatatatgaaatttttttatacaaCTCATCTTAAAAGTCAAGAATtaacttatttatatattatataggcTAGCATTAAACTATATGAGTTTAATATTAAGTGCTAGTAGATATTTACTGATTATTATTTCTAAATTAAACACTTTATACTACATAAGAATGGTTCATGaatggttcaaaaaaaaaagaatggttCATGAATAGGATTTTAGAGACATACATGAATGAAGCAAAGAAGGGTTTTTAGGACAATTAACTGTCAAATGTAGCTATGTGAACATGAGTCGAACAGGTGTccaaatgtcaaaaaaaaaaaaaaaaattaaaatttaggccCACCCCATATCACTAGCCTAATTATTTATTCTCTGCAACTCTATTACAATATCACTACCTAGAATATCCAGCAATATAGATATTTTTTGCTAAACATTTAAACTCTTCTTCGTTAGCATCTTATTTCCGTTTCTGTTTCCGTTTCCGGTTCCGTTTCTATTACTAGTTGTATAATATGTTTTAGAAATTACGTTTTCAGTTTCTATTTTCGTAAGCATGAAAACGGATGGTTTATTTTCAGACATGGATGAGGGATTTCAGACAACATCAAGAAGTAAAAAAGATTCAAACAGGAGAAGGTTTAGTGATGAACAAATAAAGTACATGGAGTTCATGTTTGAAGCAGAATCAAGACCAGAGTCACAGATGAAAGAGCAGCTGGCTAATGAACTCGGACTTGAACCGCGCCAAGTTTCGATATGGTTTCAGAATAGAAGAGCTAGATTGAAAAGCAAGCAGATTGAAAAAGAATATAATGAACTCAAAGCAAGTTATGATGCTCTAGCTTCTAGTTTTGAGTCCTTGCAAAGAGAAAATCAGTCATTGCTCACTAAGGTACCTTACTCTACTTCAAAAATAGAGATACGGATGCATTCGGAGAAGTTGTATCCTTCCACTCAGATGATGTCACATTAACATTTTAGATGACATGTCATCATTTGAGTAGACGAATCAGTATTATAGGAATTTTCTACATTTTAgcgataaaaaaaatccaaactaTTTTTCTTTTGCGGCTTTTTGAAAGAATCCACTCAGACCATGTGATTTAACCAAATTGTAAACAAAGTATTTGaaagtttgcaaataggaaTATGTGTTTTGTAAATTTTACAAACTTAGTCATTCGGCTCTTAGAGTCTCCTCCTTGGCCCCCTTCGCCCTTCTGATCCCCCTTAGTTCACTATTTTCTTGTATTGTATATAGAGTCGAGTGTCTGTCTTTGATTCGGGTTTGGATATTCTCCCGTCTTTCCTGCCCCTCGACTTTGGTCCTAGTCAGTTCAAACACATACCCAGTCCACTTGCAGCCATGTTTATCAAAATAAGATGCGATCGAGATTGCGGGAGAAATTTTTACCCTGTGATTAGACCAAAAGCTTATTCCAAAGGTTCCACTTCGCTTTAATGTAAAAAATGATAGGATAAGGGGAGAGAAGCATACAAGAAAGCCCCTACTTTACATTGTCAGAAAtcaatataagatctatgactgggtcttaactatcagcttgaacTTTTAATTAAAGTGGTTCCATGATATGGTATTAGAACCTCTGGGATCAAACGGTTGAGGGTTCCTGACAGCCTCATTAAtgtgtggaattaaaaacacatggcgggttGAGCGTGTGTTGTGCATGTTGCTAAACATTTAAAGTCTGCTGGAgggtgtgtcagagattaagatctatgattggacCTTAATTGTCAGTTTGAgcttttacaaattaactaagcCACCAATATTATTTGACAGAAAATTTGACTCACACATCTTTTAACTACAAACTTCATAAATCTCAAACCCTCCTTtccaaacttttaaaccacatgactGTTTTTACAAATTCGTCGAACCACTGGGTTTCACTTTATTTTATCATATAAGTCAGCACTGACATGTTTAGAAGAAATTGAATTTTTGTActaataagattttttttttttctggtaTTGAACAGCTGCAGAAAATGAAGCAAACATTGCAATGCAAAAATGGAAATGGTGTCTCGGATCAAAACCAAAGCAGTGGAAGCAGAGATACTAACTTGGAATGCAAAGAACAAAACGACCATTCGTTTGCAGATTACAGCAATAAAGAAGACATGTTTTCAAGTAATGAAGAAGTCAGCAgaaaaaatgaggaagaaaatgGTATCTTTAATATGAACCAATACAAAGATGGTTCCATAATATCATCTGAATGGAATAGATTTGTTAATGAGTATGGCTCTAGTTGTAATTCTAAGTGGTGGGACTTCTTGCCTTAATTAGAATCAATATAACTATCATTGTAAATATAATCGCAACAACTAGTCACAGCTGGTTTCTTAAACCGACAGTTCAGACTAATCCAGATTCGAACCAGATAGATTCTCTTGAATACAGATGAATTCAATTCACAAGAATATGAGTTGCTACAGAGTTACAAAGAGATCAAGAGGAGAATACCCTCTATCTAAACTAAACCTCAAATTAGCTGTTACTTTTTAGTGGCTTCTTCCTAATAAGCAAAACTCACCGTTTTGTTTAATATCCCCTCAACTTTGCATTTTACATAACCTTTTcaatttggttttggtttttgGGTTTTCCAGATTTTTTTATACACCACTACTTCCAAGTATAGATTTTCCACTGATTTAGATCCAAATGTtttaagtaataaataaatataatatataattaaatcaCGATTACATTTATTGGATTCGAATATAAATTATTCGAGAGGATTTACCCGTATTCTATTTATACTCGtcatggataaaaaaaaaaaaatcattcttatttttatcttgaACTTTTTTGTATAAGGTTTAAAATACTTATTGAGAAATTTACATACCAATTCACTTTTAAAATCTAAAAACAATTATTATTGGATACCTTAAAACTCTTATCCATTATCATCATCTTATTCAAAAGAATCAAAAACCCAAAAATCAAGCGAAGTGTTTGTTGATTGGGCTGCATTGTCCAAACTTCAAAACCCATAACTGTTTTAGTGGTCCGGCCCATATCAAACACTACAGGGCCTTTAAAGTCTTGAACTTAACTCTAAATAAGTACTTTGATTTAAGATAATTCAATTTATTTGTAAATTTCCCttctatataatattaaaaggaaaaaagaaaagattacaaaaataaattacgTTATTTAACCCATttgcataaaaaaaaagttctcATGGTGTAAAAATGTACAAATAAGAGTACTTTTGTGCAGattacaaattaattattccGCTAAAAATTATTATCGTGACTATTTATCTCAACATAGAACGATTTggagcaatttaaaaaattGACTTTATAAATTACTTAAAATATAAGGTCCGACtttacaaattaaataaattacaaGTATTTTTTTTGATTAAAAATTGACTTACATCAAAGCACTTAAACTTTTAAATGGTgggattacaaatcaatcaaatcacatcatttatttttatatttttttcaatgaaAAATACTCAACTTAGAAGTTAAATTCTTACAATAAATGAATAGAATTAGAATTTAGCTTTCTCCTTTGGTTTGAACTTGATATAAATCCAAATAGTCTGTATTAATTGTAAATAGTATTTAGTATCTGATGTTAGGCGTAATTTCCTCATGTATTTATATGCAATGCTTATAAATTAAGGGGTATTTGTTTCATCTTTTTGGAACAGCGTTTAACATTTCACTCCAAATCCTTTAAAATGtagtgtttggttagatttatataacAACAACGTTTAACATATTTTTATAGAAACAACAACATTTTAGAGCCTTTTACGAAaatctctaaaaaaaaaagcttttcaTGAGAAGCTCTTTGTATAtatttgatttgacaaaattattcttctttttttttttggtagaaaacgAAAAGGAAGCAACCAACAACAACTAccctgggattagcctagggaagctaaccccagtcccatcctctaaaagaagaggagagaggaaACTAGGTGAaacagaaagggtagtaacacctaacGTCCCCTCATGGCCcaccgccgccaagcgatctgcaacacggttctgctctctaaatATGTGACTGAACTCTAAGatctcaaaggaggagcaaagccttttaatagctttgataaggttgcgACTATTAAGACCCATAGTATGAttttcagaaatcattttgatggcctccatgttatcagactccacagaaagcctcttaacacctagccttttagcaagattgatacCAGTGAGAATGCCCCAGATCTCCgctgagaaggaagaacccaaccccaaattctgggtgaaccccctctcttggcctgctccatcccacgagatggacatcacaaatCTGGGaggatctggcaagggactctcctttgaaactatcgataatagaggaaagttttttcgagaagaattcagctaagtttgtcataaacacagttttatctccaaaaatctcatcgtttctccacttccaaacttggtgacagataatcgCAAataaaatgtcaccatgctccatgtaagaAAGTAACTTACCACTaataccatcagagaaccagtcgaccttagaatgggccatgaaggaagagaaaatatggtgtgggagaattttcttccaaacctctttacttttagagcaatccctaagagcatggcacaaagtctcaacatggcctctgcatctactgcaagctcctgactcagccaaatgccttctgtgcctatcagaattagtaagaagcctgtccttaacgcccagccacaggaaactcctaatacggtaagggactttgagggcccaaatggacttccaaacatccgagggaggatcagaccTATTGAgggagaaagcttcaaaggcagatttgcacgaataaactccattgttagtcagcgcccagcaatgcctatccatgtcttcctcttgattactcaccttcactccccgaattctaaggagagtctctaGGCTAAAGAAAGTCTCAAattttgacca
The DNA window shown above is from Euphorbia lathyris chromosome 1, ddEupLath1.1, whole genome shotgun sequence and carries:
- the LOC136214996 gene encoding homeobox-leucine zipper protein ATHB-7-like isoform X2, encoding MDEGFQTTSRSKKDSNRRRFSDEQIKYMEFMFEAESRPESQMKEQLANELGLEPRQVSIWFQNRRARLKSKQIEKEYNELKASYDALASSFESLQRENQSLLTKLQKMKQTLQCKNGNGVSDQNQSSGSRDTNLECKEQNDHSFADYSNKEDMFSSNEEVSRKNEEENGIFNMNQYKDGSIISSEWNRFVNEYGSSCNSKWWDFLP
- the LOC136214996 gene encoding homeobox-leucine zipper protein ATHB-7-like isoform X1, producing MKTDGLFSDMDEGFQTTSRSKKDSNRRRFSDEQIKYMEFMFEAESRPESQMKEQLANELGLEPRQVSIWFQNRRARLKSKQIEKEYNELKASYDALASSFESLQRENQSLLTKLQKMKQTLQCKNGNGVSDQNQSSGSRDTNLECKEQNDHSFADYSNKEDMFSSNEEVSRKNEEENGIFNMNQYKDGSIISSEWNRFVNEYGSSCNSKWWDFLP